In Rhodopirellula sp. P2, the DNA window CCGCACATTCGTCATTGCTCATTCGTTGATCGACACCGACGGTTTCTCGTTCACGCGATTCCGACTGATGAGTCGATCTCTGCGGTTCAATCATTCATTGCTGATCCTCACGTCAATGTACGCATCGCGGTCGCGTTTGCGCTCGGTCAGCGAACGGTGCCAGATGAGATCGCTGTACGCCACCTAATGCAATTGATTTGCGACGATCATCCGCATGTCCGCTGCACCGCTGTTCGTAGACTCGTCTATTCACCTCGACCTAACCTCCTAAGCGCCACTGACATCGAACGTGGGCTCTCCTGTGATACATGGACCGTGCGATGGACGCTCGCGTCCGCGATACACTCAACCGATTTCGCCAATGTCGGATGGGAAACGCTTGTTGATTCAATTCCGAGGACGGCTGACTTTATGCTTTTTGAATGGCTTCAACACTGCATGCCGTA includes these proteins:
- a CDS encoding HEAT repeat domain-containing protein, coding for MVDRGQHELNQLTKRLLLSRNRPKRQWLIERLGHIWSPPHIRHCSFVDRHRRFLVHAIPTDESISAVQSFIADPHVNVRIAVAFALGQRTVPDEIAVRHLMQLICDDHPHVRCTAVRRLVYSPRPNLLSATDIERGLSCDTWTVRWTLASAIHSTDFANVGWETLVDSIPRTADFMLFEWLQHCMPYKARLLDDTTLLSKVAERVREIPDADPFRDQTKDMANRLLARV